The following coding sequences lie in one Gouania willdenowi chromosome 5, fGouWil2.1, whole genome shotgun sequence genomic window:
- the synprb gene encoding synaptoporin b: MCMVIFAPIFAICAFATCGGYSGYLQVKVDCADKRQSNRSINIDFGYPFRLHQVHFKAPLCEAKRGEILFLDGDYSSTAQLFVTVGVLAFLYSLLATVVYVFYQNKYLKNNRGPLVDFVVTAVFSFMWLISSCCWAKTVSDIKTATNPTLVFHLISACRAQENQCAATHEPHWSRLNCSVVFGFVNLMLWVGNIWFVYKETGWYKTGHRYPTRSASGKRSSEMRQRLYSESSFDQPDEGFGLSRQSSFNQTTMDFGQKLQRQASIYHTQVSTSLPQTHLSKNENCDKEKTVISKGPMIFVNEM; the protein is encoded by the exons atgtgtatgGTCATATTTGCACCG ATTTTTGCCATTTGTGCCTTTGCAACATGTGGTGGGTACTCTGGTTACCTCCAGGTTAAAGTGGATTGTGCCGACAAAAGGCAGAGCAACCGCAGCATCAACATTGATTTCGGGTATCCTTTCAG ATTACATCAAGTGCACTTCAAAGCTCCTCTGTGTGAAGCAAAAAGAGGAGAAATCCTTTTCCTGGATGGCGATTACTCCTCTACGGCCCAGCTTTTTGTCACTGTTGGCGTGTTAGCCTTTCTCTACTCTTTGCTGGCTACAGTCGTTTACGTTTTCTACCAGAACAAGTACCTGAAGAACAACAGAGGCCCACTGGTG GACTTTGTCGTCACAGCCGTCTTCTCCTTCATGTGGCTCATCAGTAGTTGTTGTTGGGCCAAAACGGTGTCAGATATTAAGACCGCCACAAACCCAACGCTGGTGTTTCATCTCATCTCTGCCTGCAGAGCTCAGGAGAACCAGTGTGCGGCCACCCATGAGCCTCACTGGTCACGACTCAATTGTTCTGTG GTCTTTGGTTTTGTCAATCTCATGCTTTGGGTTGGGAACATTTGGTTTGTCTACAAAGAGACAGGATGGTACAAGACGGGTCATAGATACCCGACCAGGAGCGCCTCTGGAAAACGTTCCAGTGAGATGCGACAGCGGCTCTACAGCGAAAGTAGCTTCGATCAGCCAGACGAGGGCTTTGGGCTCTCAAGACAGAGTAGTTTCAATCAGACAACAATGGATTTTGGTCAAAAGCTGCAGAGACAAGCGAGCATCTACCATACACAAGTGAGCACCAGCTTACCTCAAACACATCTcagtaaaaatgaaaattgtgaCAAAGAGAAAACAGTGATCTCTAAGGGGCCGATGATATTCGTCAATGAAATGTGA